The DNA region GGCCGAGACCGCCAAGATCCTCTCGCCCGACAAGACCGTGCTGATCCCGGATCAGCGGGCTGGATGCTCGCTGGCCGACTCGATCACCGCCGACGAATTGCGCGCGTGGAAGGCCGACCATCCCGGAGCGGTGGTGGTCTCCTATGTCAACACCACTGCTGCGGTGAAAGCCGAGACCGACATCTGCTGCACCTCGTCGAACGCCGTGGAGGTGGTGGACTCGATACCTGCCGACCGTGAGGTGCTGTTCTGCCCGGACCAGTTCCTCGGTGCACACGTGCGCCGGATGACCGGCCGCAAGAATCTGCACATCTGGGCCGGTGAGTGCCACGTGCACGCCGGTATCAACGGTGACGAACTTGCCGAGCAGGCGCGCACCCACCCGGAGGCCGAACTGTTCGTCCATCCTGAATGCGGCTGCGCGACCTCGGCCCTCTATCTGGCCGGTGAAGGGTCCTTCCCCGAGGACCGCGTCAAGATCCTTTCGACCGGCGGAATGCTCGACGCCGCTCGTCAGACCGGTGCCCGCCAGGTCCTGGTTGCCACCGAGGTGGGCATGTTGCACCAGTTGCGGCGCGCCGCACCGGATGTCGACTTTCAGGCCGTGAACGATCGGGCATCCTGCCGGTACATGAAGATGATCACCCCGGCGGCCATGCTGCGCTGCCTGATGGAGGGTGCTGATGAAGTGCACGTCGATCCCGAGACCGCGCGCGCGGCGCGTGCCAGCGTGACGCGGATGATCGAGATCGGACAGCCCGGCGGCGGGGAATGAACCCAACCTGCGGTGGCGCGGGAATCTGGCGCCAGCGCGCCGACGTCGTCGTGGTCGGCACCGGGGTGGCGGGATTGGCTGCGGCGCTGGCCGCACACCGGCAGGGTCGTCGCGTCGTGCTGCTCAGCAAAGCCGAGCAGACAGCCACGTTCTACGCCCAGGGCGGCATCGCGGTCGTCCTTCCCGACAATGACGATTCGGTCGAGGCTCACGTCGCCGACACGGTAGCGGCCGGGGCCGGCCTGTGCGATCCAGAAGCAGTGCGTTCGATCGTCGCCGACGGTCACCAGGCCGTTGGTGAACTCGTCGGCATGGGAGCGGCTTTCGACGAATCACCCACCGGGCACTGGGCGCTGACCAGGGAGGGCGGCCACTCGCGCCGGCGAATCATCCACGCCGGGGGTGATGCCACCGGGGCCGAGGTGCAACGGGCGCTCAACCACGCCGCGGCAACCCTGGACGTGCGCCGAAACCACCTCGCCGTCGAGGTGCTTGTCGATGACGGCGCCGTGGCCGGTGTGCTGGTGCGCAGCGATGACGGTCTGGGCGTGATTCACTCTCCGGCCGTGATTCTGGCCACCGGAGGACTGGGGCACTTGTATCAGGCCACCACCAACCCCGACGGATCCACCGGCGACGGTGTGGCGCTTGCACTGTGGGCCGGCCTGCCCGTCAGCGACATCGAGTTCATCCAGTTTCACCCGACCATGCTCTACACCGCCGACGCCGGTGGGCGCCGACCGCTGATCACCGAGGCGTTGCGCGGAGAAGGTGCGACACTGATTGACCGGCAAGGTTTTTCGGTGACGGCCGGAGTGCATCCGATGGGCGACCTGGCGCCGCGCGATGTGGTCGCCGCGGCCATCGAAGCGCGTCTGGCCGCCACCGGCGAGGCGTGTGTGTATCTGGATGCGCGCGCCGTCGACGGCCTGCCGTCGCGGTTCCCGACTGTCACCGCGGCCTGCCTGGCCGCCGGTGTCGACCCGACCCGTCAGCCGATCCCAGTGGTGCCGGGTGCCCATTACAGCTGCGGCGGAATCGTCACCGATCTCGACGGTAGAACCGCATTACCGGGGTTGTTCGCTGCCGGTGAGGTGGCCCGCACCGGGATGCATGGTGCGAACCGTTTGGCCTCCAACAGCCTGCTCGAGGGTCTCGTGGTCGGTGGCCGGGCAGGTCGCGCGGCAGTCCGCCACGCCGACGCCGCCGCCCCTGTTCGGGTGCTGACCCCGAAGACCCCGGTGCGGCCCGTGCTACCCCGGCTCGAACTCCAATCAGCGATGACCCGCCATGCTTCGGTGGTACGTGACGGTGCCCGCCTGCGCGAGGTGACCAACCGGGTTGACCAGGCCGCGTCGCGGGTCCTGCGGTCACGCCGCGACGTCGAGGATGCAGCTTTGACCGCAGTGGCTGCCGCGGTGACAGCAGCGGCCCTGGCCCGCACCGAAACCCGCGGATGCCATCACCGCTCGGACTTTCCCGATTGCGACCCAGCCCAGGCGTTCAGTACCGGACGCGTAGCCGGCCTGTCCCCGGCGGGGTGCTGATGAAATTCACCGACGGTGAGCGCACCGACGCGCGCGACGTGATCACCCGTGCACTGGCGGAGGACCTTCGCTACGGACCCGATGTGACCACGCAGGCCACCGTGGCCGCAGACGCCACCACGTCGGCGTCGGTGGTGGCCCGCGAATCCGGTGTGCTGGCCGGTTCGGAGCTGGCGTTGATGGTGCTCGACGCGGTGCTCGGCGATGACGGTTACCGCGTGGTCTACTGCGCGCCCGACGGCACCCGCCTGGCCGCCGGAGACGCCGCGCTGACCGTCCAGGCCCCCACACAGGGTCTGCTGACCGCCGAACGGACGCTGTTGAACCTGGTGTGCCACCTCTCGGGCGTCGCGACGACCACCGCGGCGTGGGTTGAGGCCGTCGCCGGGACATCCGCCCAGATTCGCGATACCCGAAAAACGCTGCCCGGGCTGCGAGTGCTGCAGAAGTATGCGGTCCGGGTGGGTGGCGGCATCAACCACCGGATGGGCCTCGGGGACGCGGCGTTGATCAAAGACAATCACGTCGCCGCGGCCGGGTCGGTGGTCGCCGCACTGCGCGAAGTCCGTGCGGCGGCGCCTGATCTGCCCTGCGAAGTCGAGGTCGACTCCCTCGAGCAACTCGACGAGGTGCTCGCAGAAGGCGTCGAACTCGTGCTGCTGGACAACTTCCCGGTGTGGCAGACCCAGATCGCGGTGCAGCGCCGGGCCGCGGCCAGCCCGCACACCAAGCTGGAATCCTCCGGTGGCCTGGCGTTGGCGAACGCCGCCGACTACGCGGGCACCGGAGTGGACTACCTGGCCGTCGGCGCGCTGACCCACTCGGTGCAGGTGCTGGATCTGGGGTTGGATCTGTAGAACATGCGATCAGCCCTTGCGGTGGCGGTGCTGGCTCTCGGCGTTGCCGTGTTCGCGCTGCTGCGCACCCTCGACTCGGAGCCGGACTACACCGAGGCTCAGCGCACCGATGCCGTGGCAGCGGTGTGCCAGGCCTTCGAGATGGTTCGCACTGCCGTGGCGACCAACACCAACACCGAGCCTCCGGGCGGTTCCACCGACGTCGCCGGAGCGCTGGCCGCCGCGGCCAATGCGCGGGTCGCGCTGCTCGACGGCGGGCAGTACCTGTTGGCTCGGCTGGAACCGGCCACCCCCGCCGACCTGGCCGACGAGATACGCCGGTTCGCCAACCAACTGATGGACATCGGGGCGGCAGCCACCGCGGGGGTGTCCAACTCCGATCCGGTGCAAGCGGCCCGCCTGGCCGATGCCGAGGCGGCCAGCGCCACCCTGAGCGCGCGCTGCGCGTCAGGCGATGTCGGCGACGAACACCCCTGAGCGTTTGACCAGCATCTGCGCGGTCCGCGGCAACGACTCGTCGGTAGTGCCGGCCGGCAGAACCCGGGGCCGGACCAGATGCAACCTCGTGCGTCCGATCTCGATGTCGGCTTCTCCGGCGGCCAGCACGTTCTTGACCCAGTTGGTCTTGCCGTGCGCCAAGCCGATCGCCAGCACGGCGCCCTTGCGGTAGGGGGTGACGATCGTCTCGTACTGCTTGCCCGACGTGCGACCGCGATGGTGGATCACCCCGAGCCCGGGCATGCGCTTGGACAACGGACGTAGCAGTGGGTTGATGTACTTGATCTGCAGGCGCTCGAACCACGGCGGGAAGATCATCGGCACGCCGGGTGCGTTGTTGGGATGGTTGTTTCTGCTGGTCTGACCGGACATGACGCCTCCGATACGGATTTGTGCAGCTCTGGGACAATGGTCAGCGTGAATGTATCGCCAGGGCTGCTGCGGCGCATCGATCTGCGCGGCACGACGCTGTCGGCGGCTCGCCTGCGCGGGGCACTCCCGCGCGGCGGTGTCGACGTCGACACCGTCGTCCCCAAGGTCCGGCCCATCGTCGATGCGGTCGCCGAACGCGGGGCTGACGCCGCCCTCGAATACGGCGCGTCCTTCGACGGTGTGCGGCCCGACCAGGTCCGAGTCCCCACCGAACACCTCGCGTCGGCGCTGGCCGAGCTTGACGCCGATGTCCGCGTCGCGCTCGAGGTGGCGATCGAGCGGGCCCGTGCCGTGCACGCCGACCAGCGCCGCACGGACACCACCACCACGCTGGCCCCGGGTGCCACCGTGACCGAGCGGTGGGTGCCCGTCGAGCGCGTCGGGCTGTACGTGCCCGGCGGTAACGCCGTCTACCCGTCGAGTGTGGTGATGAACGTGGTCCCCGCGCAGATCGCCGGGGTGGATTCCCTGGTGATCGCCAGCCCGCCACAGGCGTCTGTGCAGGGGCGGTTCCATGGCCTGCCGCACCCGACGATCCTGGCCGCTGCCGCGTTGCTGGGTGTCGATGAGGTGTGGGCGGTCGGCGGTGCTCAGGCGGTCGCGCTGCTGGCATACGGCGGCACCGACACCACGGGGGGCGAGCTGACGCCGGTGGACATGATCACCGGTCCGGGCAACATCTACGTCACCGCCGCCAAGCGGATCTGCCGTTCAACGGTCGGCATCGACGCCGAGGCCGGCCCCACCGAGATCGCGATCCTGGCCGACCACACTGCCGATCCGGTGCACGTCGTCGCCGACATGATCAGCCAGGCCGAACACGACGAGATGGCCGCCAGCGTCTTGGTGACCGACAGTGCCGAGCTGGCCGATGCGACCGGCCGTGAGCTGGCCGTGCAGCTGGAAACCACGGTGCATCGCCGGAGGGTGACCGCGGCGCTGACCGGTCAGCAGTCGGCGATCGTGCTGGTCGACGACATCGAGGCCGGTATCCGCACCGTCAACGCCTACGCCGCCGAACACTTGGAGATCCAGACCGTCGATGCTGCCGCGGTGGCCGGCCGGATCCGTTCTGCCGGAGCGATATTCGTCGGTCCGTACGCACCGGTGAGCCTGGGCGACTACTGCGCCGGGTCCAACCATGTGCTGCCCACCGCAGGGTGCGCGCGGCATTCCAGCGGACTGTCGGTGCAGACGTTCCTACGCGGAATCCACGTCGTGGACTACACCGAGGCCGCGCTGAAGGACGTGTCCGGCCACGTCATCACCCTGGCCCAGGCCGAGGACCTGCCCAGTCACGGTGAAGCGGTGCGCCGAAGGTTCGAGCGATGACCGCGGTGGCGTTGGCGGATCTGCCGCTGCGCGCGGACCTGCGCGGCAAATCACCTTATGGCGCACCGCAGCTTTCGGTCCCAGTGCGGTTGAACACCAACGAGAACCCGCATCCGCCGACCCAGGCGCTCATCGAGGACGTCGCTGCCTCGGTGCGCGACGCCGCGGCTGAGCTGCACCGCTATCCCGACCGGGATGCGGTCGCGCTGCGCACCGACCTCGCCGACTACCTGACCAGGCAGACCGGCTGCCCGGTGGGTATCGACAACGTCTGGGCGGCAAATGGATCCAACGAGATCCTGCAGCAGTTGCTGCAGGCGTTCGGTGGTCCCGGCCGGCGTGCGATCGGCTTCGTACCGTCGTATTCGATGCACCCGATCATCGCCGACGCCACCCAGACCAGGTGGCTGACCGCCCACCGCGCCGACGATTTCAGCCTCGACCCCGCGGTGGCGGCCCGTGCCATCAAGGAGCACAGCCCCGACGTCGTTTTCCTCGCCAGCCCGAACAATCCGTCGGGTCAGAGCGTCACCGCCG from Mycobacterium sp. SMC-4 includes:
- the nadA gene encoding quinolinate synthase NadA encodes the protein MTVTATDLSDRIVDGPDGFSGVDADQAWATEVRRLLALRRATLLAHNYQLPAIQDVADHVGDSLALSRIAAEAPEDTIVFAGVHFMAETAKILSPDKTVLIPDQRAGCSLADSITADELRAWKADHPGAVVVSYVNTTAAVKAETDICCTSSNAVEVVDSIPADREVLFCPDQFLGAHVRRMTGRKNLHIWAGECHVHAGINGDELAEQARTHPEAELFVHPECGCATSALYLAGEGSFPEDRVKILSTGGMLDAARQTGARQVLVATEVGMLHQLRRAAPDVDFQAVNDRASCRYMKMITPAAMLRCLMEGADEVHVDPETARAARASVTRMIEIGQPGGGE
- a CDS encoding L-aspartate oxidase, translated to MNPTCGGAGIWRQRADVVVVGTGVAGLAAALAAHRQGRRVVLLSKAEQTATFYAQGGIAVVLPDNDDSVEAHVADTVAAGAGLCDPEAVRSIVADGHQAVGELVGMGAAFDESPTGHWALTREGGHSRRRIIHAGGDATGAEVQRALNHAAATLDVRRNHLAVEVLVDDGAVAGVLVRSDDGLGVIHSPAVILATGGLGHLYQATTNPDGSTGDGVALALWAGLPVSDIEFIQFHPTMLYTADAGGRRPLITEALRGEGATLIDRQGFSVTAGVHPMGDLAPRDVVAAAIEARLAATGEACVYLDARAVDGLPSRFPTVTAACLAAGVDPTRQPIPVVPGAHYSCGGIVTDLDGRTALPGLFAAGEVARTGMHGANRLASNSLLEGLVVGGRAGRAAVRHADAAAPVRVLTPKTPVRPVLPRLELQSAMTRHASVVRDGARLREVTNRVDQAASRVLRSRRDVEDAALTAVAAAVTAAALARTETRGCHHRSDFPDCDPAQAFSTGRVAGLSPAGC
- the nadC gene encoding carboxylating nicotinate-nucleotide diphosphorylase, whose amino-acid sequence is MKFTDGERTDARDVITRALAEDLRYGPDVTTQATVAADATTSASVVARESGVLAGSELALMVLDAVLGDDGYRVVYCAPDGTRLAAGDAALTVQAPTQGLLTAERTLLNLVCHLSGVATTTAAWVEAVAGTSAQIRDTRKTLPGLRVLQKYAVRVGGGINHRMGLGDAALIKDNHVAAAGSVVAALREVRAAAPDLPCEVEVDSLEQLDEVLAEGVELVLLDNFPVWQTQIAVQRRAAASPHTKLESSGGLALANAADYAGTGVDYLAVGALTHSVQVLDLGLDL
- a CDS encoding nitroreductase family deazaflavin-dependent oxidoreductase, with amino-acid sequence MSGQTSRNNHPNNAPGVPMIFPPWFERLQIKYINPLLRPLSKRMPGLGVIHHRGRTSGKQYETIVTPYRKGAVLAIGLAHGKTNWVKNVLAAGEADIEIGRTRLHLVRPRVLPAGTTDESLPRTAQMLVKRSGVFVADIA
- the hisD gene encoding histidinol dehydrogenase, translating into MLRRIDLRGTTLSAARLRGALPRGGVDVDTVVPKVRPIVDAVAERGADAALEYGASFDGVRPDQVRVPTEHLASALAELDADVRVALEVAIERARAVHADQRRTDTTTTLAPGATVTERWVPVERVGLYVPGGNAVYPSSVVMNVVPAQIAGVDSLVIASPPQASVQGRFHGLPHPTILAAAALLGVDEVWAVGGAQAVALLAYGGTDTTGGELTPVDMITGPGNIYVTAAKRICRSTVGIDAEAGPTEIAILADHTADPVHVVADMISQAEHDEMAASVLVTDSAELADATGRELAVQLETTVHRRRVTAALTGQQSAIVLVDDIEAGIRTVNAYAAEHLEIQTVDAAAVAGRIRSAGAIFVGPYAPVSLGDYCAGSNHVLPTAGCARHSSGLSVQTFLRGIHVVDYTEAALKDVSGHVITLAQAEDLPSHGEAVRRRFER